In Aliarcobacter faecis, a genomic segment contains:
- a CDS encoding Ntn hydrolase family protein: MSIIISAMYQGFGFIVSDKRLSYLDRRYQDNLKKIYQIGNKKLYCGITGVTDYVFDLYDQINKFSENNINYILEKADEIIQISGIKATILLLELMKQINFLFGQKIMQVKKFIKKNR; the protein is encoded by the coding sequence ATGAGTATAATTATTTCAGCCATGTATCAAGGTTTTGGCTTTATAGTTTCAGATAAAAGATTATCTTATTTAGATAGAAGATATCAAGATAATTTAAAAAAAATTTATCAAATCGGAAATAAAAAATTGTATTGTGGTATAACAGGAGTAACTGATTATGTTTTCGATTTATATGATCAAATTAATAAATTTTCAGAAAATAATATAAACTATATTTTAGAAAAAGCTGATGAGATTATTCAAATCTCTGGCATAAAAGCAACTATACTCTTATTGGAACTGATGAAACAAATAAATTTTTTATTTGGTCAAAAAATAATGCAGGTGAAAAAATTTATAAAAAAGAACCGATAA
- a CDS encoding tetratricopeptide repeat protein — MLKKLLIMMILISFNMLASDFGASYFNDGVIEYKNENYAKAIKLYEQASKRGNIDAMFNLGVIYSNGVIEKDYEKAFYWFEKAVNKGDKKAIYNLGVMYDNGLGVKVDKKKAIELYEKSANYGNAIAIYNLGSKYYLGDGVSKNIKKAFDLYEKSANLGVQEAMYNLSLMYKNGDGVQKDEKKSKYWLDKSKEN; from the coding sequence ATGCTAAAAAAATTACTTATTATGATGATATTAATATCTTTTAATATGCTAGCTTCTGATTTTGGAGCAAGTTATTTTAATGATGGAGTAATAGAGTATAAAAATGAAAATTACGCTAAAGCTATTAAGTTGTATGAACAAGCATCTAAAAGAGGAAATATTGATGCTATGTTTAATTTAGGAGTTATTTATTCAAATGGTGTAATAGAAAAAGATTATGAAAAGGCTTTTTACTGGTTTGAAAAAGCTGTAAATAAAGGAGATAAAAAAGCTATATATAATCTAGGTGTAATGTATGATAATGGCTTAGGTGTAAAAGTAGATAAGAAAAAAGCCATTGAACTTTATGAAAAATCTGCAAATTATGGAAATGCAATAGCAATTTATAACTTAGGGAGTAAATATTATTTGGGTGATGGTGTTTCAAAAAACATAAAAAAAGCTTTTGATTTATATGAGAAGTCTGCAAACTTAGGAGTTCAGGAAGCAATGTACAATTTAAGTTTAATGTATAAAAATGGAGATGGTGTACAAAAGGATGAAAAAAAATCAAAATATTGGTTAGATAAATCAAAAGAAAATTAA
- a CDS encoding tetratricopeptide repeat protein, translated as MLKKLLIMMIFISINLFARDSATYYFDEGVRDYNNKNYKQAIKNYEKSAKLGNKKAMYNLGLIYSGGIGVEKDYKKAFSCYEQASNKGDFNSMYNLAVMYDDGLGVEKNSKKAVEFYTKSANLGNANAMYNLANKYYAGDEVDKNIDEAIKWYEKSANLGVHQAIHNLGMIYVSDEKKDYKKAIEYFEKASTLGDYKSMNALGIIYYQGQGVEKDMKKAKYYIEKSRDSGSPEASKYYEKYQLWKY; from the coding sequence ATGCTAAAAAAACTACTTATTATGATGATATTTATATCAATAAATTTATTTGCTAGGGATAGTGCAACCTACTATTTTGATGAAGGAGTAAGAGATTACAACAATAAAAACTACAAACAAGCCATAAAAAACTATGAAAAATCAGCAAAACTTGGAAATAAAAAAGCTATGTATAATTTAGGGCTTATATATTCAGGTGGAATTGGTGTAGAAAAAGATTACAAAAAAGCTTTTTCTTGTTATGAACAAGCCTCAAATAAAGGTGATTTTAACTCTATGTATAATCTTGCAGTTATGTATGATGATGGTTTGGGAGTAGAAAAGAATAGCAAAAAAGCAGTTGAATTTTATACAAAATCGGCAAATCTTGGAAATGCAAATGCTATGTATAATTTAGCAAATAAATATTATGCTGGAGATGAGGTAGATAAAAATATAGATGAAGCAATAAAATGGTATGAAAAATCAGCAAATTTGGGTGTTCATCAAGCTATACACAATTTAGGGATGATTTATGTAAGTGATGAGAAAAAAGATTATAAAAAAGCTATTGAGTATTTTGAAAAAGCTTCAACTTTGGGCGATTATAAATCTATGAATGCTCTTGGAATTATCTACTATCAAGGGCAAGGTGTAGAAAAAGATATGAAAAAAGCAAAATATTATATAGAAAAATCAAGAGATAGTGGAAGCCCTGAAGCCTCAAAATATTATGAAAAATATCAGTTATGGAAGTATTAA
- the htpG gene encoding molecular chaperone HtpG, with protein sequence MAKHQFQTEVGQLLHLMTHSLYSNKEIFIRELVSNGSDAIDKLNYLRLTDESLKESFASWKGEINISFDEKDKSLTIMDNGIGMNEEDMINSIGTIAKSGTKSFVEALTGDAKKDSNLIGQFGVGFYSVFMVASKVDVISKKAGSETAYKWSSEGTGEFDLVPCTKESNGTVIYIKLKDEEVSEFASKYRIKNIIEKYSNHIAYPIFLNYDEEVMQELSEEDEKAGKKAEKKIERKHEQINEATALWIQPKAKLKEEDYNNFYKSISQDSNDPMLTIHTKTEGVNEYTTLFYIPQNAPFDMYRADYQSGIKLYVKRVFITDDDKELLPTYLRFVRGIIDSEDLPLNVSREILQENRILANIKQSSVKKILSEIKKLSKDEEKYSKFIGQYNRALKEGVYQDYTNKEAILELLRYKSTNDDKKLTSLEDYKNRANSEQKAIYYIVGENEKVLRNSPLLESYKKNSIEVLILDDKEIDEIITPTIGAFKEWQFTDVTTAEAPKVEVNEEENKKVEEEFKDIVSKIKEKLGDEVKDVKITSRLSESASCITKDSQDAQMAAMAHMFRAMGQSVPEVKPILEINPNHEIVKKLQASKDEDLIEDVSWILLDLAKISDGVDVSDRVSFTKRLTKITSLAI encoded by the coding sequence ATGGCAAAACATCAATTTCAAACAGAAGTAGGGCAGTTATTACACCTAATGACACACTCTTTATATTCAAATAAAGAGATTTTTATAAGAGAACTTGTATCAAATGGAAGTGATGCAATAGATAAACTAAACTATTTAAGACTTACAGATGAGAGCTTAAAAGAGAGTTTTGCTTCTTGGAAAGGTGAAATTAATATCTCTTTTGATGAGAAAGATAAATCATTGACTATTATGGATAATGGTATTGGTATGAATGAAGAGGATATGATAAACTCTATTGGAACTATTGCAAAATCTGGAACAAAATCTTTTGTAGAAGCTCTTACAGGTGATGCAAAAAAAGATTCAAATCTTATTGGACAGTTTGGAGTAGGATTCTATTCAGTATTTATGGTGGCTTCAAAAGTAGATGTTATCTCTAAAAAAGCTGGTAGTGAAACTGCTTATAAATGGAGTTCAGAGGGAACAGGAGAGTTTGATTTAGTACCTTGTACAAAAGAATCAAATGGAACAGTTATTTATATTAAACTAAAAGATGAAGAAGTATCAGAATTTGCAAGTAAATATAGAATAAAAAATATTATAGAGAAATACTCAAATCATATAGCTTATCCTATTTTCTTAAATTATGATGAAGAAGTAATGCAAGAATTAAGTGAAGAAGATGAAAAAGCTGGTAAAAAAGCAGAGAAGAAAATTGAAAGAAAACATGAACAAATAAATGAAGCAACAGCTTTATGGATTCAACCAAAAGCAAAATTAAAAGAGGAAGATTATAATAATTTTTATAAATCAATCTCTCAAGATAGTAATGACCCAATGCTTACAATTCATACAAAAACAGAAGGAGTAAATGAGTACACAACACTATTTTATATCCCGCAAAATGCTCCATTTGATATGTATAGAGCAGATTACCAAAGTGGAATTAAACTATATGTAAAAAGAGTGTTTATCACAGATGATGATAAAGAGTTACTTCCAACTTATCTTAGATTTGTAAGAGGAATTATTGATAGTGAAGATTTACCACTAAATGTAAGTAGAGAAATCTTACAAGAGAATAGAATTTTAGCAAATATCAAACAAAGTAGTGTTAAAAAGATTTTAAGTGAGATTAAAAAGCTTTCTAAAGATGAGGAGAAATACTCTAAGTTTATAGGGCAGTATAATAGAGCTTTAAAAGAGGGAGTTTATCAAGACTACACAAATAAAGAGGCTATTTTAGAGCTTTTAAGATATAAATCAACAAATGATGATAAAAAACTAACTTCTCTTGAAGATTATAAAAATAGAGCAAACTCTGAACAAAAAGCTATTTATTATATTGTTGGTGAGAATGAAAAAGTTTTAAGAAACTCTCCTCTTTTAGAAAGTTATAAGAAAAACAGTATTGAGGTTTTAATACTTGATGATAAAGAGATAGATGAGATTATAACTCCAACTATTGGAGCATTTAAAGAGTGGCAATTTACAGATGTTACAACTGCTGAAGCTCCAAAAGTAGAGGTAAATGAAGAAGAAAATAAAAAAGTTGAAGAAGAATTTAAAGATATAGTTTCAAAAATTAAGGAAAAACTAGGAGATGAAGTAAAAGATGTAAAAATTACTTCAAGATTGTCTGAATCAGCTTCTTGTATCACAAAAGATAGTCAAGATGCACAAATGGCTGCAATGGCACATATGTTTAGAGCAATGGGACAAAGTGTACCTGAAGTAAAACCAATTTTAGAGATAAATCCAAATCATGAAATAGTAAAAAAACTACAAGCTTCAAAAGATGAAGATTTAATCGAAGATGTATCTTGGATTTTACTAGATTTAGCAAAAATTAGTGATGGAGTTGATGTAAGTGATAGAGTTTCATTTACAAAAAGACTTACAAAGATAACTTCTCTTGCTATCTAA
- the thiC gene encoding phosphomethylpyrimidine synthase ThiC — protein sequence MQNIQKFLEEHKNDSVRTQMYYAKQGIITPHMEFVAKKENLKPEFIRSEIARGRLIIPANVNHINQEPMAIGIASSCKINANIGSSAIVSDVDGEIEKVNVCLKYGADTIMDLSTGGDLDLIRKAVINHSTVPIGTVPIYQILHDVKDKIEDLSIEKMLEVIQRQAEQGVSYFTIHAGFLLEFMPHIAKRKMGIVSRGGSLMAAWMMHYHKENPFYTAFDKILDICRKYDVSLSLGDSLRPGCLADASDEAQLRELKVLGELTLRAWGKDVQVMIEGPGHVPLNQIERNMKIEKEYCHEAPFYILGPLTTDIGAGYDHISSAIGAAVGGWHGASMLCYVTPKEHLGLPNAEDVRNGIIAYKIAAHSADIARNRKGARDIDDAMSDARYAFDWNKQFELALDSDRAREYHDETLPQDVFKEAEFCSMCGPKFCSYKITQKIVQTHGVAIENMAG from the coding sequence ATGCAAAATATTCAAAAATTTTTAGAAGAGCATAAAAACGATAGTGTAAGAACTCAAATGTACTATGCAAAACAAGGAATTATAACTCCACATATGGAGTTTGTAGCAAAAAAAGAGAACCTTAAACCAGAGTTTATAAGAAGTGAAATAGCAAGAGGAAGACTTATAATTCCTGCAAATGTAAATCATATAAATCAAGAACCAATGGCTATTGGAATTGCATCTTCTTGTAAAATAAATGCAAATATTGGAAGTTCTGCAATAGTTAGTGATGTTGATGGAGAGATTGAAAAAGTAAATGTTTGTCTAAAATATGGAGCTGACACTATTATGGATTTAAGTACTGGTGGGGATTTAGATTTAATTAGAAAAGCCGTAATAAATCACTCAACAGTTCCTATTGGAACAGTTCCTATTTATCAAATATTACATGATGTAAAAGATAAAATAGAGGATTTAAGTATAGAAAAAATGCTTGAAGTTATCCAAAGACAAGCTGAACAAGGTGTTAGTTACTTTACTATTCACGCAGGATTTTTACTAGAATTTATGCCACATATTGCAAAAAGAAAAATGGGTATAGTTTCAAGAGGTGGAAGTTTAATGGCTGCTTGGATGATGCATTATCATAAAGAAAATCCATTTTATACTGCTTTTGATAAAATCTTAGATATTTGTAGAAAATATGATGTTTCACTTTCACTAGGAGATAGTTTAAGACCTGGTTGTTTAGCAGATGCTTCAGATGAAGCTCAACTAAGAGAGTTAAAAGTTTTAGGTGAACTAACACTTAGAGCTTGGGGAAAAGATGTTCAAGTTATGATTGAAGGACCAGGACATGTTCCATTAAATCAAATTGAAAGAAATATGAAAATAGAAAAAGAGTATTGTCATGAAGCTCCTTTTTATATTTTAGGTCCACTTACAACAGATATTGGAGCAGGATATGACCATATTTCTAGTGCTATTGGTGCTGCTGTTGGTGGATGGCATGGTGCATCTATGTTATGTTATGTAACTCCAAAAGAGCATTTAGGTTTACCAAATGCTGAAGATGTACGAAATGGAATCATTGCATATAAAATAGCTGCTCATAGTGCTGATATAGCTAGAAATAGAAAAGGTGCAAGAGATATTGATGATGCTATGAGTGATGCAAGATATGCTTTTGACTGGAATAAACAGTTTGAATTAGCACTTGATAGCGATAGAGCAAGAGAGTATCATGATGAAACTTTACCTCAAGATGTATTTAAAGAAGCAGAGTTTTGTTCTATGTGTGGACCAAAATTTTGTTCATATAAAATAACTCAAAAAATCGTACAAACTCACGGAGTTGCTATAGAAAATATGGCTGGTTAA
- a CDS encoding spermine/spermidine synthase domain-containing protein — MKNSKIFAEMMVHIPLCTHIEAKNVLVIGSINDELKNETKKHSSESNFEFSDLSALETKEDKSVDIIILTNMRPDLKIVSNIYRVLKNDGIVTFVSESFSKNSEELKKDLKLIGEKFWIAMPFSFDHTTTILASRKYHPTADLNLQRADFLEDMDYYSAEIHSASFVFPAKIHKELTGIAKR; from the coding sequence ATGAAAAATAGCAAAATATTTGCTGAAATGATGGTACATATACCACTTTGTACACATATTGAAGCCAAAAATGTTTTAGTTATTGGTTCAATTAATGATGAATTAAAAAATGAGACAAAAAAACACTCTAGTGAGTCAAATTTTGAGTTTTCAGATTTATCGGCACTTGAAACTAAAGAGGATAAAAGTGTAGATATTATAATTTTAACTAATATGCGACCTGATTTAAAAATAGTATCAAATATCTATAGAGTTTTAAAAAATGATGGAATAGTTACATTTGTTTCAGAATCATTTTCAAAAAATAGTGAAGAGTTAAAAAAAGATTTAAAACTCATTGGTGAAAAATTTTGGATAGCTATGCCATTTAGTTTTGATCATACAACAACTATACTTGCTTCAAGAAAATATCATCCAACAGCTGATTTAAATCTACAAAGAGCAGATTTTTTGGAAGATATGGATTATTATAGTGCTGAAATTCATTCAGCTTCTTTTGTATTTCCAGCAAAAATACATAAAGAATTAACTGGTATTGCAAAAAGATAA
- a CDS encoding PAS domain-containing protein: MSINNNSKEIVLKDHAFLVSETDEKGIITFASDDFCEVAGYSVEELIGKPHSIVRHPDMPKEAFKSLWETVKKGEVWTGYVKNATKDGNFYWVFATVYPTITSEGKKGYLSCRRKATTSEIEKATILYKTLK; the protein is encoded by the coding sequence ATGTCAATAAATAATAATTCAAAAGAGATAGTTTTAAAAGACCATGCATTTTTAGTAAGTGAAACTGATGAAAAAGGAATTATTACTTTTGCAAGTGATGATTTTTGTGAAGTTGCAGGATATAGTGTAGAGGAGCTTATTGGAAAACCACATAGTATTGTAAGACATCCTGATATGCCGAAAGAAGCTTTTAAAAGTTTATGGGAAACAGTAAAAAAAGGAGAAGTTTGGACTGGATATGTAAAAAATGCAACAAAAGATGGAAATTTTTACTGGGTATTTGCTACTGTTTATCCAACAATTACAAGTGAAGGGAAAAAAGGTTATCTATCTTGTAGAAGAAAAGCTACTACAAGTGAGATAGAAAAAGCTACTATTTTATACAAAACTCTAAAATAA
- a CDS encoding methyl-accepting chemotaxis protein, with product MFLHTSTKNRLYILMFLSQIGFAVISTVAILSEHTIWAIVIVNIVFAILVAFITYIFIQRIVGGINRIKEYLGDLMNFVFFKTNYIRIAEYSKNDDIGFILRELNDYVAKYDKVRKDDMHILGEIVIALDKISQGIYTAKINASTTNPMIFTLKNIVNNMLEKANKNMEDLVEIVGLYADKDYRKQMDINPKLKGKMLLTMQRLNQLGAELNNNTKQNLENGKLLESSSIQMNQSVNNLATKANEQASSLEQTAAALEEITGSTKSNTQNASKMANLSKDVKSSVAIGEELANKTASSMEEINLKVTAINEAISIIDQIAFQTNILSLNAAVEAATAGEAGKGFAVVAGEVRNLAARSTQAAHEIKDLVENATSKTNEGKKISDEMIKGYQNLNNLISETINIIQNVSMASNEQLRGIEQINIAINLLDKTTQENAAEAYNVSSISQNTLKMAQLLVEDVKTKKVN from the coding sequence ATGTTTTTACATACATCAACAAAAAATAGGTTATATATACTAATGTTTCTTAGCCAAATAGGTTTTGCAGTTATTAGTACAGTTGCTATTTTAAGTGAACATACAATTTGGGCAATAGTTATAGTAAATATTGTATTTGCAATATTAGTTGCCTTTATTACTTATATCTTTATACAAAGAATTGTAGGTGGGATAAATAGAATAAAAGAGTACTTAGGAGATTTAATGAACTTTGTATTCTTTAAAACGAACTATATCAGAATTGCCGAATACTCAAAAAATGATGATATTGGCTTTATTTTAAGGGAATTAAATGATTATGTAGCAAAATATGATAAGGTAAGAAAAGATGATATGCATATATTAGGAGAAATAGTAATTGCTCTTGATAAAATAAGTCAAGGAATATACACAGCAAAAATCAATGCATCAACTACAAATCCTATGATTTTTACTCTTAAAAATATTGTAAATAACATGTTAGAAAAAGCAAATAAGAATATGGAAGATTTAGTTGAAATTGTTGGACTTTATGCAGATAAAGATTATAGAAAACAGATGGATATTAATCCAAAATTAAAAGGGAAAATGCTTTTAACTATGCAAAGATTAAATCAGTTGGGTGCTGAATTAAACAATAATACAAAACAAAATCTTGAAAATGGAAAACTTTTAGAAAGCTCTTCAATTCAAATGAATCAAAGTGTAAATAATCTAGCAACAAAAGCCAATGAACAAGCCAGTTCTCTTGAACAAACAGCTGCTGCACTTGAGGAGATTACAGGAAGTACAAAAAGCAACACTCAAAATGCTTCTAAAATGGCAAATTTAAGTAAAGATGTAAAAAGCTCTGTAGCAATAGGTGAAGAACTAGCAAATAAAACAGCCTCTTCTATGGAGGAGATAAATTTAAAGGTTACAGCTATAAATGAAGCTATAAGCATAATTGATCAAATTGCATTTCAAACAAATATTTTAAGTCTAAATGCTGCTGTTGAAGCAGCAACTGCTGGAGAAGCTGGAAAAGGTTTTGCTGTTGTTGCTGGTGAAGTACGAAATCTAGCAGCTAGAAGTACTCAAGCTGCTCATGAAATAAAAGATTTAGTTGAAAATGCAACTTCAAAAACAAATGAAGGTAAAAAGATATCTGATGAAATGATTAAAGGCTATCAAAATTTAAATAATCTAATCTCTGAAACAATAAATATTATTCAAAATGTAAGCATGGCTTCAAATGAACAATTAAGAGGAATAGAACAGATAAATATTGCTATAAATCTACTTGATAAAACAACTCAAGAAAACGCAGCTGAAGCATATAATGTATCCTCTATTTCACAAAATACTTTAAAAATGGCTCAACTTTTAGTAGAAGATGTAAAAACAAAAAAAGTAAATTAA
- a CDS encoding EAL domain-containing protein — translation MTQIYEKEKIIQEQYIDELTKLPNRQKLISDLKDTKNAHLVLIDISKFKDINEFYGYETGDLILKEFAKILQKFEIYGLNYYKLSNDIFAILVLKYSLMDSISNVLNYILEEIENTKIVVEKDEFLLQIYMAVVNTQNFDKPLVAVEFALNLSKNYRKKILFLEEHLDEYEKIQKNKELVQEIRDAIENNNILVYGQKIVNNKTNKEKYETLMRLKTKNGKILSPFFFLEASKKANLYLDLTKILVKKACFFFENKNIEFSINLTIEDIKDKNTIKTIFENIKETNTASQITFEIVESEAIDDFNLIASFIKEAKNLGCKIAIDDFGTGYSNFEYIIKLDVDFIKIDGSLIKNIASDKHIELAVKTINSFAKVLKIKTVAEFVHNEEVLKKVSELQIDYSQGFFLHEPEFLI, via the coding sequence ATAACACAAATTTATGAAAAAGAGAAAATCATTCAAGAGCAATATATTGATGAATTAACAAAATTACCAAATAGACAAAAATTAATTAGTGATTTAAAAGATACAAAAAATGCACATCTTGTTTTAATAGATATCTCAAAGTTTAAAGATATAAATGAATTTTATGGTTATGAAACTGGTGATTTAATTTTAAAAGAATTTGCAAAAATTTTACAAAAGTTTGAAATATATGGATTAAACTACTATAAACTTTCAAATGATATTTTTGCTATTTTAGTTTTAAAATATAGTTTAATGGATTCTATTTCAAATGTATTAAACTACATTTTAGAGGAGATTGAAAATACAAAGATAGTTGTTGAAAAAGATGAGTTTTTACTACAAATATATATGGCTGTTGTAAATACACAAAATTTTGACAAACCTCTAGTAGCAGTTGAATTTGCTCTAAATTTATCAAAAAATTACCGTAAAAAAATACTATTTTTAGAAGAACATTTGGATGAATATGAAAAAATTCAGAAAAATAAAGAGTTAGTTCAAGAAATAAGAGATGCTATAGAAAATAATAATATTTTAGTTTATGGTCAAAAAATTGTAAATAATAAAACAAATAAAGAAAAATATGAAACTCTAATGAGATTAAAAACAAAAAATGGTAAAATTTTATCTCCATTTTTCTTTCTTGAAGCTTCTAAAAAGGCAAATTTATATCTTGATTTAACAAAAATATTAGTAAAAAAAGCTTGTTTCTTTTTTGAAAATAAAAATATAGAGTTTAGTATAAATCTTACAATTGAAGATATAAAAGATAAAAACACTATAAAAACTATTTTTGAAAACATAAAAGAGACAAATACAGCTTCACAAATAACTTTTGAAATAGTTGAAAGTGAAGCAATAGATGATTTTAACTTAATTGCCAGTTTTATTAAAGAAGCAAAGAATTTGGGGTGTAAAATTGCAATAGATGATTTTGGAACAGGATATTCAAATTTTGAATATATTATTAAACTTGATGTTGATTTTATTAAAATTGATGGTTCACTTATAAAAAATATAGCAAGTGATAAACATATAGAACTAGCTGTAAAAACTATAAATAGCTTTGCAAAAGTCTTAAAAATAAAAACTGTTGCTGAATTTGTACATAATGAAGAGGTTCTAAAAAAGGTTTCTGAACTTCAAATAGATTACTCACAAGGATTTTTCTTGCATGAACCTGAGTTTTTAATTTAA
- a CDS encoding PAS domain-containing protein, with protein MKDNYQIEDLKIFKYSFLNSRDAMIVFNNQEFIACNYQLANFLELKSIEDFKDLNPFEIIPVYQPDGVLSHIKFKEYLETCKQNGEIKFDWLYKTITGKDLFTEVLLKKIDVNGKEYFLAKWLNKNELRKLEKELKKKNSQIKMKQAYLNEIENIFKEQNINKEEFADTLFLLNEYKNAIDESSIVSKSNKSGKITFVNDKFCEISGYSKEELIGKNHNIVRHQSMPKDFFKNLWTTILNKEIFRGVIVNRKKDGNPYYVDTTIVPIVDKNGEIIEFIAVTRYNTNL; from the coding sequence ATGAAAGATAATTATCAAATTGAAGATTTAAAAATATTTAAATATAGTTTTTTAAATTCTAGAGATGCTATGATTGTTTTTAATAATCAAGAATTTATTGCCTGTAACTATCAACTTGCAAATTTTTTAGAACTAAAATCTATTGAGGATTTTAAAGATTTAAATCCTTTTGAAATAATTCCTGTTTATCAACCTGATGGAGTACTATCTCATATAAAATTCAAAGAATATTTAGAAACTTGTAAACAAAATGGTGAAATAAAATTTGACTGGTTATATAAAACAATAACTGGTAAAGATTTATTCACTGAAGTTCTACTTAAAAAAATAGATGTTAATGGTAAAGAGTATTTTTTAGCAAAATGGTTAAATAAAAATGAGCTAAGAAAACTTGAAAAAGAGTTAAAGAAGAAAAACTCTCAAATAAAAATGAAACAAGCTTATTTAAATGAAATAGAAAATATTTTTAAAGAACAAAATATAAATAAGGAGGAATTTGCAGATACTCTATTCTTACTAAATGAGTATAAAAATGCAATAGATGAGAGTTCAATTGTCTCAAAATCAAATAAATCAGGGAAAATAACCTTTGTAAATGATAAATTTTGTGAGATTTCTGGTTATAGCAAAGAGGAACTTATAGGTAAAAATCATAACATAGTAAGACACCAAAGTATGCCAAAAGATTTTTTCAAAAATCTTTGGACAACTATATTAAATAAAGAGATTTTTAGAGGTGTAATAGTAAATAGAAAAAAAGATGGTAATCCTTACTATGTGGATACTACAATTGTTCCAATTGTTGATAAAAATGGTGAAATCATAGAGTTTATTGCTGTGACACGATATAACACAAATTTATGA
- a CDS encoding DedA family protein, producing the protein MEQFIQDWGYIALFLYSFGGGFLALAIAGAFSYAGDLNIFITIIVAATSNFIGSQFLFYFAKYNKSYMDETVNKHKRKVAMIKALLKKYGSFMIFIQKYIYGIKTLVPLIMGISAYNPFKFMILNAIASILWAIVIGYLSFTAGKILLSFADDFKYIGIFTVLIVLGILIYSFKGKKKVKKQ; encoded by the coding sequence ATGGAACAGTTTATTCAAGATTGGGGTTATATAGCTCTTTTTTTATACTCTTTTGGTGGTGGTTTTTTAGCTCTTGCTATTGCAGGAGCCTTTTCATATGCAGGTGATTTAAATATTTTTATAACTATTATAGTTGCTGCTACTTCAAACTTTATAGGTAGTCAATTTTTGTTCTATTTTGCAAAATATAATAAATCATATATGGATGAAACGGTAAATAAACATAAAAGAAAAGTTGCAATGATAAAAGCTTTACTTAAAAAATATGGTTCTTTTATGATATTTATTCAAAAGTATATTTATGGAATTAAAACTTTAGTACCTTTAATTATGGGAATTTCAGCATATAATCCTTTTAAATTTATGATTTTAAATGCTATTGCTTCAATTTTATGGGCTATTGTTATTGGTTATCTTAGTTTTACAGCAGGAAAAATTCTTTTGAGTTTTGCTGATGATTTTAAGTATATAGGTATATTTACAGTTTTAATTGTATTAGGTATTTTAATTTATAGTTTTAAAGGTAAAAAAAAGGTGAAAAAACAGTGA